The Plasmodium berghei ANKA genome assembly, chromosome: 12 genome contains a region encoding:
- a CDS encoding generative cell specific 1 has product MKNKLINLRSKHIYKLIIIIFFCIILKYYKWCDFKNKVFFIQLVYSFAKKSVCTSSLDDSTCHTVTFGELDVSNNSVVRLKVMRKGGKGYFLTIRRDYVTVSYYLKYVKDIPLEFREIIDIFNNHKFEQYTQEQINKYTYTCNVRKIEDIDKYDEKNPTKFHEYTRGEACRCQTYNYFKDDEFIKRAKLKCIYYNMLFTESATVYSRHCPIIDLMHFAVYDIEYPPIFNTIVNITIEEYYYNDVSSVLNNKSDLVTKEKKYQLNDTITEIRDDYFDLWLFLKGETHGKRTLVNLSNDYIVIPSSPINNRDVIASDITRNCGLSQNSPLLKGCNYSSICNIMHPCLRKAMMLPKYMFDLSGKTCGKLGVSLNTWRKSEGNFCGSEAGYCISNNLKKYYDIHNSASIKDGISLSKYKIKNIYNSEPQTKIYESYKLPDYLKDKIKNNNHAEMDENDLDNKIFYKPNVAAHSQFIDYKYNGNHSVEIKFETDAIEVYEIRPVSIATITHVTIPNDCASNNSNSNECVLIIHVWNNSKFVGSNFSCSIACTNKETDQLASHINPIAPVRAFIGPNKNYAFYFIIKFLINKEITTLCKAIVKDSNGKECSIEEFELQSKESVHIVESEVDETTDQVVVEHHTQSPDIKNPDEYVCKCTINLLCYVINFKTCSNYYINTVKTLIGKFAIIAILIILAPALIPLLPFFLNFFFLFISTILKLYQSIISTIGQIRIRNNDKPIIYKKKIHDMKTNYLSVSSYSSLSDSSSIYSTDSVSSMRKNKKKFNKNNISSNIKHKKGGKKVKQKEPNRNSNHTSHEYADTSPSGKSKIPPLR; this is encoded by the exons atgaaaaataaattgataAATTTAAGATCGAagcacatatataaattgattattattatttttttttgtattattttaaagtATTATAAATGGTGTGactttaaaaataaagtattTTTCATTCAATTAGTGTATTCTTTTGCGAAAAAAAGTGTCTGTACTTCATCATTGGATGATTCAACATGTCACACAGTAACTTTTGGTGAATTGGATGTTTCTAATAATTCG GTAGTGAGATTAAAGGTGATGAGAAAAGGAGGAAAAGGGTATTTCCTGACAATTCGAAGAGATTACGTAACTGTctcatattatttgaagTATGTAAAGGACATTCCTTTAGAATTTAGGGAaattatagatatatttaataaccATAAATTTGAGCAATACACACAAGagcaaataaataaatatacatatacatgTAATGTACGTAAAATTGAAGATATAGataaatatgatgaaaaaaatccAACTAAATTTCATGAATATACACGAGGAGAAGCATGCAGATGCCaaacatataattattttaaagatgatgaatttataaaaagagcgaaattaaaatgtatttattataatatgctATTTACTGAATCAGCGACAGTATATAGTAGACATTGTCCTATTATAGATTTAATGCATTTTGCAGTTTATGATATAGAATATCCACCAATATTTAATACAATTGTTAATATTACAATAGAAGAGTATTATTACAATGATGTATCATCTGTTTTGAACAATAAATCTGATTTAGTtacaaaagaaaaaaaatatcaattaAATGATACTATAACAGAAATAAGAGatgattattttgatttatggttatttttaaaaggtGAAACACATGGAAAAAGAACCCTTGTTAATTTATCAAATgattatattgttattcCATCATCACCTATTAATAACAGAGATGTTATAGCTAGTGATATAACAAGAAATTGTGGACTATCACAAAATTCACCATTATTAAAAGGTTGCAATTATTCAAGtatatgtaatattatGCATCCATGCTTACGAAAAGCTATGATGTTaccaaaatatatgtttgaTTTAAGTGGTAAAACATGTGGAAAGTTAGGTGTATCTTTAAATACTTGGAGGAAGTCAGAAGGTAATTTTTGTGGGTCAGAAGCTGGATATTGCATATCAAATAAtctcaaaaaatattatgatattCATAATTCTGCATCTATAAAAGATGGTATTTCTCTTTCaaagtataaaataaaaaatatatataattcagAACCACAaactaaaatatatgaatccTATAAGTTGCCtgattatttaaaagataaaattaaGAATAATAATCATGCGGAAATGgatgaaaatgatttagataataaaattttttataaaccAAATGTAGCTGCACATAGCCAATTCATTGATTATAAATACAATGGAAATCATAGtgtagaaataaaattcgaAACAGATGCTATAGAAGTATATGAAATAAGACCCGTTTCCATTGCAACAATTACTCATGTTACTATACCAAATGATTGTGCATCTAATAATTCTAATTCAAATGAATGTGTCCTTATTATTCATGTATGGAATAATAGCAAATTTGTAGGTTCAAATTTCTCTTGCTCAATTGCATGCACAAATAAAGAAACTGACCAATTGGCTAGTCACATTAACCCTATCGCTCCTGTGCGTGCATTTATTGGACCAAATAAAAACTAtgctttttattttataataaaattcttaataaataaagaaattacAACATTGTGCAAAGCTATTGTAAAAGATTCTAATGGGAAAGAATGCTCTATAGAAGAATTCGAATTACAATCAAAAGAAAGTGTACATATAGTTGAGTCAGAAGTAGATGAAACAACGGACCAAGTAGTAGTAGAACATCATACACAATCACCTGATATTAAAAACCCTGATGAATATGTATGTAAATGtactattaatttattatgttatGTAATTAATTTCAAAACATGCTCTaactattatataaatacagTTAAAACGTTAATTGGGAAATTTGCTATTATAGccatattaattatattagcACCTGCCTTAATACCTCTTCTACCAttctttttaaatttctttttcctttttatatCTACTATACTTAAATTATATCAATCTATTATAAGCACAATAGGACAAATCAGAATACGAAATAATGATAAGcctattatttataaaaaaaaaattcatgaCATGAAAACCAACTACCTATCTGTTTCTTCATATTCGTCATTATCTGATTCAAGCAGTATATACTCCACTGATTCAGTATCTTCGatgagaaaaaataaaaaaaaattcaataaaaataatatatcaagcaatataaaacataaaaaaggGGGGAAAAAGGTTAAACAAAAAGAGCCAAATAGAAATTCAAATCACACTTCCCATGAATATGCAGATACATCTCCGTCAGGTAAAAGTAAAATACCCCCATTGCGATAA